One segment of Oncorhynchus kisutch isolate 150728-3 unplaced genomic scaffold, Okis_V2 scaffold4015, whole genome shotgun sequence DNA contains the following:
- the LOC116373073 gene encoding uncharacterized protein LOC116373073 produces the protein MVSQVMDSVVSDAQSRGSSPTGTVTDIGSLLSGKSYPLPSFSAISMTTSGTSNAARGFEANIDAEERDTISCFGVPQSIVCDQNSTSPDVASLSTPSTDNLVGDDDFTGLISMLVVRLLSKIQTQTDLYPTDVTRTSQDLIPKVIAAFCAWSGCSETQAYPKNLKSHKVYSTVYKHLLKEFGSEKILQLAVSTQDSTFNRILVKSLSKELLHSCNEASRAASRTSFEATRPEALLMAEDVKATRGKLSFLQRLARLKFDLKPFMMGNKKDSKKNSRHSESKDQTTAEDIILAHPGLPEGLPSTSQQEKPRKRPLLIRMFSTISIGLSKPFKRFSKQA, from the exons ATGGTAAGCCAGGTCATGGACTCTGTGGTTTCTGATGCACAAAGCAGAGGGTCATCTCCAACCGGAACTGTAACTGATATAGGCAGTCTACTGAGTGGTAAGTCCTACCCTCTGCCATCTTTCTCCGCCATCAGCATGACAACAAGTGGGACCTCCAATGCTGCACGAGGCTTTGAGGCCAACATAGATGCTGAGGAAAGGGATACCATCAGTTGTTTCGGTGTACCTCAGAGCATTGTTTGTGATCAGAATTCAACCAGCCCGGATGTTGCCTCGCTTTCAACCCCATCCACTGACAACTTAGTCGGTGATGATGACTTCACCGGCCTCATCAGCATGTTAGTGGTGAGACTTCTGTCAAAAATCCAAACCCAAACTGATCTGTACCCAACTGACGTCACACGCACGTCACAAGACCTGATTCCAAAAGTTATAGCTGCCTTCTGTGCATGGTCAGGCTGCTCTGAGACCCAAGCTTATCCCAAGAACCTGAAGAGTCACAAAGTATACAGCACCGTCTACAAACATCTGTTGAAGGAGTTTGGCTCAGAGAAAATACTCCAACTGGCCGTGTCGACTCAGGACTCCACATTCAATAGGATTCTTGTGAAGTCATTGAGCAAGGAGCTTCTCCACAGTTGTAACGAGGCATCAAGAGCAGCCTCAAGAACATCTTTCGAAGCCACCAGGCCAGAAGCTCTTCTCATGGCTGAAGATGTGAAGGCTACCAGAGGGAAGCTGTCTTTCCTACAAAGGCTTGCCAGACTGAAATTCGACTTAAAG CCATTCATGATGGGAAACAAGAAGGATTCCAAGAAGAATTCCCGCCATTCTGAATCCAAAGACCAGACTACTGCTGAAGATATCATAT TGGCACATCCTGGACTCCCAGAGggtcttccctccacctctcaacAGGAGAAGCCTCGCAAACGTCCCCTTCTAATCAGGATGTTTTCCACCATCTCCATAGGCCTATCCAAGCCATTCAAACGGTTTTCAAAGCAAGCTTAA
- the LOC116373070 gene encoding uncharacterized protein LOC116373070, protein MEYSYPILISFLRNLTDEQWQVIYKGLKNPMTKEQLAKLCKTIVTFIAQTTLQILLPALARVLGVKDFADDDTDSPKRGGSARSFAAFDKERLELIQEVRYLAKKMYKGGTGAQHLRSLTPSSKSSQTSVKVHLGMTEDRIIKSVQEQLSDHNILSSCPPELTVGLIKVVVEQLNSALSATISRAISGRSSPISSGTQAAEQMVNMVQKCFDDHTTPEDQSSTSVLESCIPPATEEVMTVIAEMVGELEKEDPELAKVFREVAVKVKMLASGSDLVVEHLDVEDSPVPEELNIICTSCKAMMQNLGTLFSVKFKTKASKAVSEILVRRLMSDISGMVQPSHSFSTTPSLMNASSPSDRILDSAAIELIQIKVESETSKIIDNFVEDVKDIVQYAELDRPTSTQRDTQVGHCTTKRKPFRAARRLCERLQAKLETLFLRMGGAPVQGEELMEKADSSAVLLEHTDSSDLPVSILSLPSPCRSESPISERSSSSLSDGCDSTDSVGEKTPEQPETSKSEAILQVVNSTGLGSLRKCQSENSQPLLSLCDSNMVPCTKEVLSQIVTMYRSEVADLECTSSVAEGSSSNSLEVCGFLDSVMSYLEDMPVSGSSWLEGLRDTPASVIEKLSSEEFQMNATNEVRKILIKSVSSFPSKVSSSQTDSQMLPAKSTISLRHTDITAFEIVGSITNDMKSLFPPTESSTTLWQADSMLQQSDEKTSEYTEATPKGSQSGLEVSEKKIWTTAKTIYHNVKTKMRNYFTWQNQVKATTAHAKKTLSHILVSIQKELSKSDQTVTALSQIENVVGMMLKDVERVSSECGEELIYQAPQRSSSSLSSSSARSKKSEWEFSLPGTPISSDLPECITQPIVRCSVIDMGKSTKPKTLVCDARESMSAIVDTIIKEVHPEEEGEVAFHPDLTAAIARLEELISQGRIGALSRDLTHQVNRIISESNLTPLVLTVAAGKSASDTVLTELKRNDKTVGKPTAYKLVQLFAEESVKRLLLPSLVPSTASMSLAQGVSVPASVSEDRISCSFSTSAFSDTVSLFTKVMVSQVMDSVVSDAQSRGSSPTGTVTDIGSLLSGKSYPLPSFSAISMTTSGTSNAARGFEANIDAEERDTISCFGVPQSIVCDQNSTSPDVASLSTPSTDNLVGDDDFTGLISMLVVRLLSKIQTQTDLYPTDVTRTSQDLIPKVIAAFCAWSGCSETQAYPKNLKSHKVYSTVYKHLLKEFGSEKILQLAVSTQDSTFNRILVKSLSKELLHSCNEASRAASRTSFEATRPEALLMAEDVKATRGKLSFLQRLARLKFDLKPFMMGNKKDSKKNSRHSESKDQTTAEDIILAHPGLPEGLPSTSQQEKPRKRPLLIRMFSTISIGLSKPFKRFSKQA, encoded by the exons ATGGAATACTCCTACCCAATCCTCATCTCATTCCTGCGCAATCTTACTGATGA GCAGTGGCAAGTGATCTACAAAGGACTAAAAAACCCT ATGACGAAGGAACAGCTTGCCAAATTGTGCAAGACAATTGTAACCTTCATCGCACAGACCACCCTGCAGATCCTGCTGCCAGCCCTGGCCCGCGTACTTGGGGTAAAGGACTTTGCTGACGACGACACTGACTCACCCAAGAGGGGTGGTAGTGCAAGATCCTTTGCTGCCTTTGACAAGGAAAGACTGGAGCTCATCCAGGAAGTTAGATATCTGGCGAAGAAAATGTATAAGGGCGGCACAGGGGCTCAACATCTCAGGTCCCTAACACCCTCTTCTAAGAG TTCCCAGACCTCAGTGAAAGTCCACCTGGGAATGACAGAGGACAGAATCATCAAAAGTGTCCAGGAGCAACTGTCTGATCATAATATCCTGTCCTCTTGCCCACCTGAGCTGACTGTTGGTCTTATCAAGGTGGTGGTCGAACAGCTTAACTCTGCCCTCTCTGCGACCATCAGCAGAGCCATTTCAGGGCGGTCCTCCCCTATTTCTTCTGGTACCCAGGCCGCTGAACAAATGGTCAACATGGtccagaaatgttttgatgatCACACCACCCCAGAGGACCAGAGCTCTACCTCTGTATTAGAGTCATGCATTCCACCTGCAACAGAAGAAGTGATGACTGTTATCGCAGAGATGGTGGGTGAATTGGAAAAAGAAGATCCGGAATTGGCTAAGGTTTTTCGAGAAGTGGCTGTGAAAGTTAAAATGTTGGCATCTGGCAGTGACCTTGTAGTGGAGCACCTGGATGTTGAAGACTCTCCTGTTCCAGAGGAGCTGAACATAATATGTACATCTTGCAAAGCAATGATGCAAAATCTTGGCACTCTGTTTAGTGTGAAGTTCAAGACCAAAGCCTCAAAGGCTGTGAGTGAAATTCTTGTGAGAAGGTTAATGAGCGATATCTCTGGTATGGTTCAACCTTCTCATTCGTTTAGTACCACTCCAAGCTTGATGAATGCATCTAGCCCATCTGACAGGATCCTTGATTCTGCGGCCATTGAGCTCATACAGATCAAAGTAGAATCTGAGACATCAAAAATAATTGATAACTTTGTTGAAGATGTCAAGGACATTGTGCAGTATGCTGAATTAGATCGGCCAACAAGCACCCAGAGAGATACCCAAGTGGGACACTGTACGACAAAGCGGAAACCCTTCCGTGCAGCTCGTAGACTCTGCGAGAGACTTCAGGCAAAGCTGGAGACATTGTTCCTCAGAATGGGTGGAGCTCCAGTCCAAGGGGAAGAACTTATGGAAAAAGCTGACTCCAGTGCTGTGCTTCTGGAGCATACTGACTCCAGTGATCTGCCTGTTTCAATCCTGAGCTTGCCTTCCCCATGTAGGAGTGAATCCCCTATATCAGAACGTAGTTCATCTTCTTTATCTGATGGATGTGATTCAACTGACTCTGTAGGAGAGAAAACACCAGAGCAACCTGAAACCAGTAAGAGTGAGGCAATACTGCAAGTGGTCAACTCAACAGGACTTGGTTCTCTCCGTAAATGCCAAAGTGAGAACTCTCAACCattactgtctctctgtgattCCAACATGGTGCCCTGCACCAAAGAGGTCTTGTCCCAGATTGTGACCATGTATAGGTCAGAGGTGGCAGATTTGGAATGCACATCATCTGTTGCAGAGGGTTCCTCTTCCAACTCCCTTGAAGTCTGTGGCTTTTTGGACAGTGTCATGTCTTATCTAGAAGACATGCCTGTGTCTGGTTCTTCATGGTTGGAAGGATTGAGAGATACTCCAGCCTCAGTCATTGAGAAACTCTCCAGTGAGGAGTTCCAGATGAACGCTACCAACGAAGTGCGAAAAATACTGATCAAATCAGTCAGTAGCTTTCCCAGCAAAGTCAGTTCCAGCCAGACAGATTCTCAGATGTTGCCAGCAAAATCAACAATTTCCTTAAGGCATACAGATATAACTGCTTTTGAAATCGTTGGATCAATTACAAATGACATGAAGAGCCTTTTCCCACCCACAGAGTCTTCTACTACTCTATGGCAGGCAGACTCTATGCTTCAACAGAGTGATGAGAAAACCTCAGAGTACACTGAGGCCACACCCAAAGGCTCACAGTCTGGTTTGGAAGTATCTGAGAAGAAGATCTGGACAACTGCAAAGACTATTTACCACAATGTGAAGACAAAGATGAGGAATTATTTTACATGGCAAAATCAAGTcaaagcaacaacggctcatGCCAAAAAGACCCTCAGCCATATTCTGGTTTCAATTCAGAAAGAGCTGTCAAAATCTGACCAAACGGTGACTGCGCTTTCACAAATAGAGAATGTGGTTGGAATGATGCTGAAGGATGTTGAAAGGGTAAGCAGTGAATGTGGTGAGGAACTGATCTATCAAGCGCCACAGCGTTCTTCCTCCTCGTTGTCATCCTCATCTGCCAGATCAAAGAAGTCAGAGTGGGAATTTTCACTCCCTGGCACTCCCATCTCTTCTGATTTACCAGAGTGTATTACTCAGCCCATTGTGAGATGCTCAGTCATCGACATGGGCAAATCTACTAAGCCAAAAACATTGGTGTGTGATGCCAGGGAAAGCATGTCTGCAATAGTGGATACCATCATAAAGGAGGTACAtccagaggaagaaggggaggttGCATTCCACCCTGATCTAACAGCTGCAATAGCAAGACTGGAGGAGCTCATATCTCAGGGTAGGATTGGTGCTCTCTCACGTGATCTTACTCACCAAGTCAACCGCATCATTTCTGAGAGCAACTTGACCCCTCTGGTTCTGACAGTGGCGGCTGGAAAGAGTGCATCCGATACAGTCCTTACTGAGCTGAAGAGGAATGACAAGACGGTGGGGAAGCCCACAGCTTACAAGCTGGTTCAGCTTTTTGCAGAGGAGTCTGTGAAGCGCCTCTTGCTTCCTAGCCTTGTGCCCTCTACAGCTTCAATGAGTTTGGCTCAGGGAGTTAGTGTGCCGGCTAGCGTATCTGAAGATAGGATTTCATGTTCTTTTTCTACATCAGCATTTAGTGACACAGTCAGCCTGTTTACCAAAGTAATGGTAAGCCAGGTCATGGACTCTGTGGTTTCTGATGCACAAAGCAGAGGGTCATCTCCAACCGGAACTGTAACTGATATAGGCAGTCTACTGAGTGGTAAGTCCTACCCTCTGCCATCTTTCTCCGCCATCAGCATGACAACAAGTGGGACCTCCAATGCTGCACGAGGCTTTGAGGCCAACATAGATGCTGAGGAAAGGGATACCATCAGTTGTTTCGGTGTACCTCAGAGCATTGTTTGTGATCAGAATTCAACCAGCCCGGATGTTGCCTCGCTTTCAACCCCATCCACTGACAACTTAGTCGGTGATGATGACTTCACCGGCCTCATCAGCATGTTAGTGGTGAGACTTCTGTCAAAAATCCAAACCCAAACTGATCTGTACCCAACTGACGTCACACGCACGTCACAAGACCTGATTCCAAAAGTTATAGCTGCCTTCTGTGCATGGTCAGGCTGCTCTGAGACCCAAGCTTATCCCAAGAACCTGAAGAGTCACAAAGTATACAGCACCGTCTACAAACATCTGTTGAAGGAGTTTGGCTCAGAGAAAATACTCCAACTGGCCGTGTCGACTCAGGACTCCACATTCAATAGGATTCTTGTGAAGTCATTGAGCAAGGAGCTTCTCCACAGTTGTAACGAGGCATCAAGAGCAGCCTCAAGAACATCTTTCGAAGCCACCAGGCCAGAAGCTCTTCTCATGGCTGAAGATGTGAAGGCTACCAGAGGGAAGCTGTCTTTCCTACAAAGGCTTGCCAGACTGAAATTCGACTTAAAG CCATTCATGATGGGAAACAAGAAGGATTCCAAGAAGAATTCCCGCCATTCTGAATCCAAAGACCAGACTACTGCTGAAGATATCATAT TGGCACATCCTGGACTCCCAGAGggtcttccctccacctctcaacAGGAGAAGCCTCGCAAACGTCCCCTTCTAATCAGGATGTTTTCCACCATCTCCATAGGCCTATCCAAGCCATTCAAACGGTTTTCAAAGCAAGCTTAA